The stretch of DNA TCCGATTCAACCGCGACACGTAGTCAGTCTTCGACCGGCTCGAGGTCGTATTCGATAGCCCACGCGTGGAGGTGTCCGAACGCCGGGAACACCGCGCGGCCCTTCTCTGTCGGTTCGTACTCGACTCGCGGCGGCACCTCGTCGTAGGATTCACGTCGAAGCAGGCCGGCTGCAACCAGCTCTTTGAGCCGTTCCGAGAGCGTGTTCGCCGGCACTTCGAGCCGCTCCTCGAGATCCGAGAAGCGAAGCGGTTCGTCGGCGAACGCGAACGCCGAGAGAATCGCCATCGCGTGGGCTTTCCCGAAGAGCTCCAACAACTGCGCGACGGTGTGTTCGACCTGCTCGCGCTCGTCGGGCTCGAGTCGATCGCGGAGCGCGCTCGCTGTTTTCCGCGTCCGCCCGGCGTTCAGTCCCGGACCCGTCTCGATGTCGTTCGGCGGCGAACCACCGGCACGGGTGTCGCCGTCGTTTGATTTTCTCTCGTCGCTTTCGTCTCCGTCCATATCGAGTCCTTGTCGGCCTATGACCGAATACTTCGTGTTTCGAATTATCGGGTAAAATGTGCTCCCGGTACCAATACTTCGACACTTCGAAGTTGCATGTTTATAGTTTGATTCGCCGAAGTAACGGATATGCCGCTCGCGATTTTCGGGTTCCTGGCTCGAACCGACCGCCCGTTCTGTCGCAAGTACTTAGACACAAACTTCCGCTCGTTTACCGCACACGCACGCGAACCCGTGAAATCGCCGCTCGCCGGTGACAAGTGATGAACCATGTTCTCGTCACGGGGGCGACCGGTACCGTCGGCCACCACGTTGTCGATGGCATCCGCGACACGTCGACCGTCTCCGTCACTGCTGCGAGCCGTGAGCCTGC from Natrinema sp. HArc-T2 encodes:
- a CDS encoding winged helix-turn-helix transcriptional regulator, translating into MDGDESDERKSNDGDTRAGGSPPNDIETGPGLNAGRTRKTASALRDRLEPDEREQVEHTVAQLLELFGKAHAMAILSAFAFADEPLRFSDLEERLEVPANTLSERLKELVAAGLLRRESYDEVPPRVEYEPTEKGRAVFPAFGHLHAWAIEYDLEPVED